GTGACACTCAACAGCCGGCAAACCTCGTCGGTAGGGACCTCGTCCAGCTCTCGAAGGGTAAACGCCTGCCGCATCTTCATCGGCAAACGGTCGACGGCGGCGTCGAAGTCGGCCCAGAACTCGGCAGCTTTCGCCGAAGCCTCGGGTTGCCCCGTCCAGGCCTTGGGGCGAGCGACGAAAAATCCGTCCTTGAAGACGCCTGTCGGCTCCCGAACGAGCTTGGCGACCTCTTCTTCGGCCCGATCTGCGACGTTGGCGTGCCGCAGACGATCGACGATCCGTCGTCGAAGGGCCGTGAAAAGCCACCCTCGCCAATGCGTCGGCGTGACGAGCGCGGGGTCACAAGCCGCCGCAAACACGTCCGCCACCGCTTCTTCGGCCGCGTCCTGGTCGCCAAGACGCCTGGCTGCGAACGCCCGCAGCTCTGCCTCGTGCCGACGCCACACGTCAGCCAGCGGTAA
This DNA window, taken from Planctomycetota bacterium, encodes the following:
- a CDS encoding sigma-70 family RNA polymerase sigma factor; protein product: MPDDAEALPLADVWRRHEAELRAFAARRLGDQDAAEEAVADVFAAACDPALVTPTHWRGWLFTALRRRIVDRLRHANVADRAEEEVAKLVREPTGVFKDGFFVARPKAWTGQPEASAKAAEFWADFDAAVDRLPMKMRQAFTLRELDEVPTDEVCRLLSVTSGNLWTLIHRARLRLKEDLAHHFEA